cgagcttgcaagctcgcgctCCGATTGGTCCGCGCTCACTCCGAAGGGGGGATGCCACATCGATTTTGCGGTCGAGCGGATTTACCGCGTCACTttctggtcgtccgtcggcgcGCCCGAACACCTCGGAAAGTCGAGATCTACGATAGCCGCCCTGAATCGAGTATCAGTTTTGTGTTACGACGGTGGTTGGCACGAGACAACGGCGAGGAGCCCCTGAAGGAGGCATTGCATCGGTGAGGTAGCCCGCAGGTCGTACCGTAAATGTCGAGCCACAACGCCGCCCTCCGGAgcgcgctctcgctcgggaaaACGCGAGTAATACTGCGGTATGTACGGTTCCTCACGAACCGAGCGTAATTTTGCGATCGACagcgagagcgaagggcctcgagatggtatcgtggccgtGGGATCGCGGTAGAAACGTTCTAGCGAGCCTCTGGAGATTGCGATAGATCCGTTAGCGAAGTCCGATATCGCGAGCCCGTTTTCGTGTAATGTCCGCGCTCGTGATCGCGTCTCTGGCGCACGGGTTCGCAGCGTGCCGAGTTAATCATTGCGTCGCCAAAAATTACTTGTGTTACGTCTTGTATTCGTCGCGGTTATGTAGCGTCGAGTCGCTCGTCGAGTTTTGTCGGTTTCGTGCGAGTGAGCGCGTTATTCCGCGTCAACCTCGAAAATCCCAGCGTAACGTATTGCGTTGTTCTGGGATACTCTCGCGAGCGTTAGTCCTAGCGAAGGACAGGCGATAATTAGCGTTCAAAGTTGGGCCCCTTTGGCGACAGAACTCGATCGCAACTGCGACGATTATGTTTCGCAACCATGTTGCGTTCCGACTCGTGTCGGCTATTAGCGTTGATCGCGTTGGATGTAATTTTTGGTTAGTTATTCGCGTTTATGTGAAATTACCGTTTTAGGATTCGTGTTAGCGTAGTACGGCGTTACCTTCCGTGGCGACAGATGTCGATCCACGTTATTATCTCGCGTTACTTTCAGTTGCCTGCGTCCACGCAATTTTGTTACTAAAATTTCCGTTTGCGTTCTACTTATCATGTTCAATTACATTTCGAATTCAATGTTCTTTTCTGTTGTATGATATGATTTGGTTAATTCGCGTTTCTACGATTTAATGTCAAACCTATTTTGtttactcattgtcagtattattttcttctgcccttttatttacaataaaccaTGTTATTCGTTTCAATGATTTGAGTAAATGATTTATGCGTCACCCCGCCGAATCGTGCGCCGCCCTCCATCCACCCCGCCCATAGCTATTAGGTCGAGCTGGCCGACCTCTCGTACGTCGCATTAATTTCGTCTTGTGTCGCGGTTGGAATTTTCGGTGATTCTAGCGTATTTTAGTAGACGCGAattacgcgtctggcgcccaaaaCAGTACTTTCGCGTATAATTGTCGAGCGGTACGAGAAGGACAGTCGGAGGGACCTGACatccttccctccctcctcctttTGATCCGTCACACGCCCCAGACCGCTCCGGGAGTGTAAAAAGACgtgacaatataaaaatatatatacttaagtAGCagatgttatttattaaatgttcttttaatatttatttttcattaattatacattgtacaattcattgtaaaagaaatatttttgtagcatttattaaatatttattttacattaattacacaggcacacaaaaaataaaaagtgtcttGGCCGAGACACTACACTAGTGTATTCCCATGTATTTTGacccgctgaatccgaattcgaagtcagaattgtcagATTGGATCTCAGTTCCGAGCAAACCTCAAAACTCAACGAAacaaacactttttttttaggtttgctcggaactgagagccaatctgacaattctgacttcggattcggattcagcgggtCAAAATACATGGGAATAAACTAGTGTAGTGTCTCGGCCaagacactttttattttttgtgtgcctGTGTTATTTGTTTGAACTAATGATTTAGACGCTCGACAGCACACGGATGTGCCTTCTCTTTGGTGTGCGTTGGCAGCATGTGGAGGGGTTGCGCTGCCAGCGCTGAGCGCATGCCCAGGGGCCATATTCTGTTCGTCGTCAGTGCCGTTAACGGTGTCGGCGCAGCTTCTACACGGTACGAAAAACCTGCGCAACGACGTTCATCGAATCGACAGTTATCGGTAGGTGGGAACGGAATACAGGCCCAGCGCATCTCCTCCACATGCTGCCAACGCACACCACAAAGCGAAGGCATATCCGGTGTCGCACATATGTCTGGTTCCATATAAAGACACCAACGCTCACGCTCGCAACGCCGCGATCGTCCGTTCCACTAGCATGAGCGTGACAGGCAAGTGGAACGGCTTATGAGCATTGTGAGTATTGAAATCATGGCggaaaacattatatttagttctgcattattaatattaaacgaaAGTGATTCGAAAAGTGATACAAGTTCAGATGAAGAGTgggaattattgaaaaaaaaacggaaacgTAACTTACGTCCTCATATACAAAATGTAGAGCTTGTTATTGAGCTTTATTCGAATTACGAATTCAAAAGTCATTTCAGGTTAGATACATAtcttatgttttatttacttattaattacatatgtaattttaattatatatatttaattatatatacaatatatatatagaataatatactattatctatttcatttatagttattattgatacatataaaatacaataatattagatgccaatataatatgattttagaTTGGAAAGAGCaacatttgaatatatattaagtataattagTGATTACCTTGTTCAAAAGACAAGAGGCAACGAAACAATCCCATCTCGTAAGCAATTAATGATTGCCTTATGGAAAATAGCGACAATGGATTCTTATAGGTATgattattgcttttattgcatatattattattttggacACTTAATATACCTAAAGCATTTAAATTTACTTGTAATAAtggtttttttacatttttgcagATCTATTTGTGATCGGTTTGATGTAGGAAGAGCTACAGCTTTGAAAGCCGTTAGGAGGGTCACACGAGCACTATTTAAAGTGGCCGATCAATTTATATCTTGGCTTTCAGGTGAAGAAGCGCAAACTGTAATGcgtaaatttaaagaaaacagTAGGTTTTCAAACGTAATTGGTGCCATCGATGGCACGCATATCAGAATCGAAGCACCTACACAAAATGCAGCAGATTATGTAAATCGAAAAGGATGCCATTCTCTCCAGCTTCAGGtatatttgaaacattaaagtatttataatagCAATTTTAGTTATATTGGTATATTATTCATggtcttgtattatattaccatggcattatattatttattgttatattttcaatttataattataggtTGTGTGTGACCATAGAGCGTTTATCACTCATTGCTATGTGGGTCATCCCGGGTCTGTCCATGACCAGAGAATATTTAGGCAATCGGAAGTGGCAACATATTTGAATggtgaataaaaatttccatctGACAGCCACTTACTAGGAGATTCTGCTTATGTATTACATGAACACTTGCTAACACCATTTAAAGATAACGGACATTTGAATGCTGcacaaagatattataatttctgcCAATCTTCTGCACGGGTAGTAGTTGAAAGGTGTTTTGGTTTATTAAGGTGATCTTAAAGCCGTGattctagccggtttttttcggtttttttcttagcactaatcttttaattggctttataaaaatgcaaaattcttgtctagaattaaagtacgcatcaaaatctaggtcatggtggtcgaatttatatgaggtggtcgtcacgtataacaaaaaatattaattttttttcgttttcgatataaattcgaccaccatgacctagattttgatgcgtactttaattctagacaagaattttgcatttctataaagccaattaaaagattttaaaagtgctaagaaaaaaactgaaaaaaaccggctaggatcacggctttagaaTCACCTTAAAAGGCAGAATGAGGAGTTTAATGTATACTTTGCCTATGTTCAGAGTTGATCTCATGTCTGAATATATAATAGCATGTTGTGTCATTCATAATATGTGCAttctaaaaaaagatgaaCTTCTAATAATACCAGTGACATCAGGTGTTCCAATACAAGATCACCATACTAATGAAAGCGTAGCAAATAATAATGCGATTTATAAACGAAATATGATTATGAACATGTTAGAAAGAGAACGCAATCGCACTTTGTAGAAatgtactatatttttaatcattatatcAACAAAAGATACAATACAAGGCTACAGTACAATGAAagttatattgtttatataattttaattcttacatgtattttaaacaacataaaattaaagaaatgtacaaaaaataatattgaaataaaaatatcttacagAGTACAGTTAACAAACATATCACTCATATTTTGTACTACCTTCAAAatcttataagaaaaatatagtaaaaactcaaaataaactatacgGGGGCCGAAAGCCCCCCCTTTGcaccccccgtgtgtgtgtgtgtgtgtgtgtgtgcttcccacgcataattaaactaatgaaactcccagcgtgagacctaactgcttgaatcgagatgcttggttattctgcacgatgtaactgtttaatgattttcgttaaagcagggcacacacacgtgtgtatgccctgctttaacgaaaatcacaacttttataaagcagggcatacaccagcatacacacgtgtgtgtgccctgctttaacgaaaatcacaacttctataaagcagggcatacaccagcatacacacgtgtgtgtgccctgctttaacgaaaatcacaacttctataaagcaaggcatacacacgtatgtgtgtgccctgctttaacgaaaatcacaacttctataaagcagggcatacacacgtgtgtatgtgccctgctttaacgaaaatcattaaacagttacatcgtgcagaataaccaagcatctcgattcaagcagttaggtctcacgctgggagtttcattagtttaattatgcgtgggaagcacacacacacacacacacacacacacacacacacgggggggggggggcgaggGGGGCtttcgcccccccccccccgcacccaccccgtcggtaggcagcgtggacctcgctttacaacataaagtacatgctaagttgtaaagcgaaattataaagcacatgcaaggcacgttcagtgttgctacatgtcgtcggtatgacaggaatcataacctgattcctgtcaactttaacgtttaatatctcgcgtcgcggggcagagcgacacttttttctgccagattctttcgtttcgtacaAAAACGCGTTGATTGAGCATATTTACATCGAGATTTGAGGTGAGGCCCCTAAACTGAATAATTACCGAAAAAAATAGTGGAAACtcaaaataaatgttgtatatatgttaataaag
The window above is part of the Temnothorax longispinosus isolate EJ_2023e chromosome 8, Tlon_JGU_v1, whole genome shotgun sequence genome. Proteins encoded here:
- the LOC139817760 gene encoding uncharacterized protein, which produces MDAEDAKIINKQIQILNNQQQTLQHAAKNQLKIINSTIGHMEKLEQTLSHNENLLANVTRKMQDQFIQFREEINEQLLMITAILADLTTDINDITDNLTYARQHTDVPSLWCALAACGGVALPALSACPGAIFCSSSVPLTVSAQLLHGTKNLRNDVHRIDSYRDSKSDTSSDEEWELLKKKRKRNLRPHIQNVELVIELYSNYEFKSHFRLERATFEYILSIISDYLVQKTRGNETIPSRKQLMIALWKIATMDSYRSICDRFDVGRATALKAVRRVTRALFKVADQFISWLSGEEAQTVMRKFKENSRFSNVIGAIDGTHIRIEAPTQNAADYVNRKGCHSLQLQVYLKH